The region ATAGTCATGTACTTTTACATATCTCGGACAATTAATAAACATAAATCTGCTTGATTTTGTCCAGACAACCATGTAGTCTTATTCACATGTACCATTgaaattacaaattgtacaaacctgtgcaggacaggtgtagttgtctctgcatccctcgTCGTCAGGCAGACTGATGACTGTAGGTGTAAGTGAGCCTGACCACCCCCGTAGCCTCCATTTGGTAGCTCCCAAAGTTGAAAGGTCACCCTCTAGTCTCCCACAATTCCTTGCGGtccacactgcgcatgcgcaccaGTCTACTTAGCAGAAATCCCTGGCCGAAGTCGCATCGGGAGGGACCTCACAGGAACAAGTAGATTCCGCCTCTCTCAGGGTGGGAGTCTGCCTGACGAcgagggatgcagagacaactacacctgtcctgcacaggtttgtacaatttgtaattgtcttctgcatcctctcgATCGTCAGTCAGACTGATGACTGTAGGTGACTTAGCAGCCTGAGGCCAGGACACTCTGACCAAAACTGCAAGTTCTCACTGGCTTCCTGTAAAACTTCTCAAAAGTCGACGATGACGACCAGTTAGCTGTCCTCATAATGTCACTGGCTGAGACACCTCTCCGAGCTGCTGCAGATACTGACGCACTCCTCGTTGAATGGCCTGTGAACTTGGCCGTGTCAATACCTGCTTCTTGCAGCACTAACTTCAACCATCTTGCAACCGTTGACGACGTAACGGCCTGGTGCGGCTCCACCAAGGCCCTAAACAAAAAACTGTCGCACAAACGGAAAGTCCTTGTCCTAGCAATGTACTTCTTCAAATAATGAACAGGGCATAACTTCTTGTCCTGAGGAAAACTCGGTAAGACCACCTCATGTGTGGCCTTACCTGGACGAGAGGATTTAGACAAtctacaaacaacaaaacaaactccTCCTGGAATCTTCTTCTTTGTCCTGACCTCCAATAAAGAAATAGTCTGTTCTCTTCCCGCCGAAACTAAAGCTATcaacatagtaagtttcaaagtcaaaagttTAAGTGACAAAGACTCCGCTGGTGACCAGCGGCGTAAAAGTTTAAGAACTTTACTCACGTCCCAGGTGAACGAATACTTCGGAAGTGCTGGACGCAACTCGAATACTCCCTTCAAGAAGCGCTTCACCAGAGGATGCTGTCCTAACGGCTGGCCCTCTACCGGGAGATGCGTAGTAGAGATGGCGGACCTGTACACGTTCAAGGTCCTGTACTGTAGACCCTTCTCATAAAGGGACAGCAGGAACTCCAGTACTTCCCTCAGAGGCGCTGAAACGGGATCAAAGTGCCCTCTAGCACACCAGCCACACCACTTGTTCCAGGCCGCAGCATACTGTCTCTGTGTTCCGGACCTCCATGAGGCCAAGAGTATGTTGCTAACTCCTGACGAAAGACCATACATGCCGTGTTGTCTCCGCAAACAGGCCAAGCGGCTAGTAGCAGCTTCTTCCCCTCTGGATGAGGTCTGTGTGACTCTGGCTGTGTGAGTAGATGTTCGTGGCGGGGTAGTAGAACTGGTTCTCCTACCAACATCTCTAGCAGGACTGGGTACCAAATCGCTGTATCCCAGACTGGAGCGATCAACAACACTTGAGCTCTGTCCTGCTGCACCTTCCGTAGTGTGCGAGCTATCAGAATGAAGGGCGGGAAGGCATAAGCCATCCCCCACTCGTTCCACCTCAAGGTGAAGGCGTCGGTCCCGATTGCCTCCGGCTCTGGGTGCCAGGACACAAACTGCGGTAGCTGGTGGTTGGTTCGGGACGCGAACAGATCCACCCCCTTCGAGAGTAGTGGAAAAGTCGCTTGAAGACTCAGGAACGTATGCCGATCTAGAGTCCATTCTGTGGCCACAGAGAAATGCCGGGAGCTGAAGTCTGCCCGCACGTTGTCTCTCCCTGGGATGTGTTCTGCTGAAATGGACAGATTCCTGTCCGTGCACCACTCCCACAGGTCCAAGGTTACGCTCAGCAGTTCTAGCGACCTCGTGCCTCCTAGGTGGTTGAGATAAGCCACCACTGTTGAGTTGTCGGAGCGAACTCTGATGTGCCCGCTCTGTAACTCCCTGCAGAAACCTCTGACTGCGAGGGAGGCAGCTTGCAGCTCCAACACGTTGATGTGTGCTGTTCTCTCCTCTGCTGACCAGCGGCCTCCCGTGTGGACGCCGTTGCAGAATCCGCCCCATCCGATCTTGGATGCATCTGTCTCCACGACCATGTCTGCTGTGGGCAAAAGGATTGGGCGACTGTTGTGGTTGGATAGCTGATCCCTCCACCATCTTAGGTCTGCTCGAGCTGCCTCTGTCAGCGGCACTAGAAACTCCCAGTTCCCTCTCGTCACTCTGAGAACTGTGATGAGCAGACGCTGAAGACTTCTGAAGTGCAGTGGTGCGTGCCAGACTGCCCCTGTCGTGGCTTGCATCTTCCCTATCAAGCTCGCCAACTCTCTTGCTGTGATGAGACTGTCTGTGGAAAGTGTAGCAACTGCTAGCTGCTGCAACTCCTGCACCTTGCCGTCGGGTAGAAAGGCTATCATCCGCAGAGAGTCTATTCCTGAACCCAGAAAAGTAATGCGCTGTGTTGGCTCCAAGATCGACTTCTCTCTGTTTGGGACGAAGCCCAGGCTGGAAAGTAACTGTAGAACTGCCATCAGCGCCTCTCGACAGCCCTCTCTTGTACGTCCGAAGACCAGCACATCGTCTAGGTAGACAATCAACCTGTAGCCTTGTCTTCTCAGCAGGGCGATGGGCACCTTCAGTACCTTGGTAAAGACCCTTGGTGCGGTTGCGACGCCGAACGGGACGCACTGGAACTGGTAAAATCGCCCCTGCCACTGGAACGTCAAGAACCTGCGACTGTTCACATCTACCGGTATGGTAAAGTAGGCATCCTTGAGATCCACCTTTCCCATGAAGTCGCCTGGCTGTAGGAGATGCTTCAGCACACCTAAACCCTCCATCTTGAACCGCCGAACTTGCAGATATCTGTTGAGAGGTTTGAGGTTGATCACGGGTCTTAGACCCCCCGTCTTCTTGGGTACTGTAAACAAAGTCGAGACAAACTGCGTGCTGTGATAAGGCACTTCCCTTATCGCTCCCTTGGAAAGTAACACTCCTACTTCTTCGTTGAGGACCTCCACTTGCTGGGGACCTCTTGCTCGACAAGATGGAAGTCGGCGTTGAATCGGCGGCGTTGTCGCAAACTCCAACTTGTACCCTCTGACGCACTGTAGAACCCACGGATCCGAGGTGAGCTGCTGCCACTTCTGAAGAAAGTGAACTAGTCTGCCTCCGTGCAGCATCTGAGAGGTGCCGGGTACACGTTGAAGGTCGGTCGAACACCGAGCCGCTTCTCTTGTCAAAGATGAGACTGCTACTTGTCCTGCTTCCCTCCTTCCCCCTGCTTCTGAAAAGACTGGGAAGGGCCTCTGTTGTAGTACTGTCGAGTACGGCCACCTCGACTGTAGTTTGGCCTCGGCAAGTAGTTGTAGCGGTTGCTTCTGTAGCCTCCGCCTGAAGGTCTGTAGCCTCTGCCTGAAGGTCTGTAGCCGCCGCCGCGACGACCTCCACGTCCTGAGCTGGAAGACTTGTTCTTCTCCGTCTGCGTCATCATCCCGGACAGGACCTTACTCTCTGACGACAGGTCTTTCGCCTTCGTCCCCAGGTCCGGCGAGAAGAGGAAGTTGGGATCTTCTGACGGCGTCTTGAAGAGCTCCCGGAACGTCTTCTGGGAAGACTCAGCAATAAAAGAACGACGTGTAAATGCCAGCTGGGTATGGACCGAGCCTAACAGACGAAGGGCTGTCCCTGCACAGTCATTCATGTCTAGCTGCAACTCTTCAAACGACTCGCTACTGCATCTCTTAATCAACTGCCATAGGTTGATCAGCGGCGTAGCAACTTGCATCAAATTAGAATGGATCGACTTGAGCGACTTATCGTGCAAAACGATCAGCTCACCCTGTTTCTTGTCGTTGTCGATCACCGCCCTGGAAACGTTGTCGTTGAAAGACGGCGTCACCATCGTAGATGGCACGTTGTCCGGCAAGTCGTACTTCTTCTGCCACGCTTCTAAGTCGGCGCCCCGACACTGTCTGTCGTGCTTGAAGTACGCCTCCGTCTCCTCCGCGACGATGCCGTCGGCGACCCAGCGATGTCTCTCCACCGTGTCCGTCGGGTCGAACGGCTTCCACACAGTCTCCCCGTCTTCGGAACCGCCGCTGACGCTCTCTTCCTCCGTCTCGTCACGGCACGGGGACCGCTGTCGACCTCGGTCGCATCGCCGCCGCTTCTCCGGGACGTCCGCCTCCGGAGACGAAGTGTGGCGCTTCCTGGATGCCGACTGGTCGAACTGAGACATCACCATCTCTTGAAAGGTGTCCATCTTATCTGAAAGCAAAAAGAAACTCTGCTCTAGAGCAGCAATACGTACGTCACCGCTGGGCGTCACTGGAACTGGTGAGCGCTGTACGTTGTTGTTCTTCTCGCTCTCGCTGACTTCTCCACCATGTTGAGAGCCATCGGCGCCATCGGCGCCTCCGCCTCGCTTGTTGCCATCCTTCCGCCGAGTGTCCCTCTTCTCGGGGTCGGAAGACACCTCGCCTTCTTCTCGAAGTGCTGCACTGGGACTTCGGCGCCTGTCCGCCCCGGAAGGGGTGGGGACGGCGCTCAGCACTGGCATCGAAGGCGTTGAACTGTCATGGCGCCCATCCCTGCGCACATGGCGTCTCTTCGGGCTTGTCTCTTCTTGCCCGCGGCCGTCTCCGCCGCTGAGCCGCCGCTCTGCACTTCCACGTCCGCCCTTGGGACGTCGACTGGCCGTTGAAGTCTTCGAGGAACCTCGTTCGCGGGGCTTAACGCGCTCCTTGTCGCGTTTAGAGCCCATAACGGAGCTGGAAAACTCCGAGGGTGTTGACAGAACGCTCAAATTTTTTAGACtggtgcgcatgcgcagtgtggaCCGCAAGGAATTGTGGGAGACTAGAGGGTGACCTTTCAACTTTGGGAGCTACCAAATGGAGGCTACGGGGGTGGTCAGGCTCACTTACACCTACAGTCATCAGTCTGACTGACGATcgagaggatgcagaagacaatTGTCAAAGAAAGGTTGTTTTGTCATGGTCCCATAACATGTCCCTGATGTCTTGTTGAGCACCAGAAAAAAATAGCTGTGGGAGGAGTGCTCAAATTTCCTGTCAGTGATCATGACTGAAAGTTCTTTGCTGCAAAGTCCTTGGCCTCCTTGAGACGTGCTCGGCTGTAGGGGCAGAAAAAAATGGGAACATTAAACATCTGAGGAAATTACACATTTTGTACTTAATGATATCAACAGTGCAACACATTGGTACTTGATTCACTGCTCACCACATCTTGCAACAGTAAGAATGTTCAAGTCACATGCTATGGCCCAGGTATGTCTACTATAACAGACTGTCGCATTGAAAATGTTTTGGTCAATTTGACTCAAAATGAAAGTTGCTAGAGTGAAAGTCTGAGTTCAGTGTAACACGTAAAAGTCAAGTCAATGGCTTTTTAAATGGTATTCCAAAATAGACAGGTGCTAGTCTAAATGAAAGCCACTTTACTTAGCTGTACACACCTGCTGCACCTGCTGACAGGTCTGGAACTCGCACCTGTCGATGGCCTGCTCTCACTGCTGTCTCCAACTATGGGAGAGTTACAGGAAACATTCACTTGGTAAGACTTTTGCCAAAGAACCAAGTCAACAATTAGCCTATCAGCAAGTGCCATCGCATTTAGTTTACGGAGCTCCCATACTCGTTCCCTCaaaatttatcatcatcattttgagAGTTTGGGAGCTCGGTAATCAAACAGGATGGCGCCCAGTTTAGTCAACTAGTATTTTA is a window of Branchiostoma lanceolatum isolate klBraLanc5 chromosome 8, klBraLanc5.hap2, whole genome shotgun sequence DNA encoding:
- the LOC136440088 gene encoding uncharacterized protein, encoding MRTSLKNLSVLSTPSEFSSSVMGSKRDKERVKPRERGSSKTSTASRRPKGGRGSAERRLSGGDGRGQEETSPKRRHVRRDGRHDSSTPSMPVLSAVPTPSGADRRRSPSAALREEGEVSSDPEKRDTRRKDGNKRGGGADGADGSQHGGEVSESEKNNNVQRSPVPVTPSGDVRIAALEQSFFLLSDKMDTFQEMVMSQFDQSASRKRHTSSPEADVPEKRRRCDRGRQRSPCRDETEEESVSGGSEDGETVWKPFDPTDTVERHRWVADGIVAEETEAYFKHDRQCRGADLEAWQKKYDLPDNVPSTMVTPSFNDNVSRAVIDNDKKQEDVPGALQDAVRRSQLPLLAGPGDEGERPVVRE